The window ATGACCTGATTTGCATATAGGCTGCAACGATTCTTGGATCCATCTCGTTTGATCCTCCTAAAGGATTCCCGCGAAAGTGGCATAAAACTTCGCAGCGAATTCCTATTCCTTTCGTGGGGATCCGAAAATGACCTGCTGCTCAACGCACTGACTATAGTTTACTGGAACTGGCCCGGCAAGGTAAACTGAATAGAGTCATAGGTCTTTTGGAGGAGGCGGCGCATGAAACGGTTCATGAAGTATTTTGTCAATGGCTTGATTACAACCGCCCCGATTGCGTTGGTGCTGTACATTGTGGTGCAGGTATTCGAGTTTTCGGACAATTTATTGGGGCGCTATTTGAAAGCACGGATGGGCGATGGATACATACCGGGTGTCGGCCTGTTGGTCACCCTCATGCTGATTACGCTGGTCGGCTGGTTGGCGACACAGTATGTCTCCCGATCGCTTTTGCAACTGTTTGAACGACTGATCGAACGGATGCCGGTCCTGAAAAGCATCTATTCGATTGCGAAGGAAACGATTGA is drawn from Effusibacillus pohliae DSM 22757 and contains these coding sequences:
- a CDS encoding DUF502 domain-containing protein — translated: MKRFMKYFVNGLITTAPIALVLYIVVQVFEFSDNLLGRYLKARMGDGYIPGVGLLVTLMLITLVGWLATQYVSRSLLQLFERLIERMPVLKSIYSIAKETIESVFGEKRSFTKVALVRIPNSSLRLLGFVTAEELEKLSADLDGHIAVYLPQSFQMAGVTVLVPKQDVELLAISSEDAMRFILSAGVSGRHGTRESA